A stretch of Myceligenerans xiligouense DNA encodes these proteins:
- a CDS encoding PHP domain-containing protein, whose translation MIDLHTHSTASDGTDTPAQVMKVAAAAGLTVVALTDHDTTAGWDEAAVAASAAGVALVRGIEISAHALVGARPVGVHVLAYLHDPEHAGLLAELARTRESRATRAERMTGMLAEDYPITWQDVLEQTEPGTTIGRPHLADALVAAGAVADRDEAFATMLHTGSRYYAPHYAPDAADVVRLVRDAGGVPVFAHPGADGRGRIVPDQTITDLAHAGLAGLEVDHRDHDSEARRRLTALADDLGLLVTGSSDYHGRGKTNLIGENTTAPEVLAEIEKQGARAVLRPEAEDRA comes from the coding sequence GTGATCGACCTCCACACCCATTCCACGGCGTCGGACGGCACCGACACCCCGGCTCAGGTGATGAAGGTCGCCGCCGCCGCGGGTCTGACCGTCGTCGCGCTGACCGACCACGACACCACCGCCGGCTGGGACGAGGCTGCCGTGGCCGCGTCCGCCGCGGGGGTGGCGCTCGTGCGCGGCATCGAGATCTCGGCGCACGCGCTCGTGGGGGCACGTCCCGTGGGCGTCCACGTTCTCGCCTACCTGCACGACCCCGAGCACGCCGGGCTGCTGGCGGAACTCGCCAGGACGCGCGAGTCCCGCGCCACGCGCGCGGAACGGATGACGGGGATGCTCGCCGAGGACTACCCGATCACCTGGCAGGACGTGCTGGAGCAGACGGAGCCCGGGACCACGATCGGCCGGCCGCACCTCGCCGACGCCCTGGTCGCCGCGGGGGCGGTCGCCGACCGTGACGAGGCGTTCGCCACCATGCTCCACACGGGGAGCCGGTACTACGCGCCGCACTACGCACCGGACGCGGCCGACGTCGTCCGCCTCGTGCGCGACGCCGGCGGCGTCCCCGTCTTCGCCCATCCGGGGGCGGACGGCCGGGGGCGGATCGTGCCCGACCAGACGATCACCGATCTCGCCCACGCCGGCCTGGCCGGGCTCGAGGTGGATCACCGCGACCACGACAGCGAGGCGAGGCGGCGGCTCACCGCGCTGGCCGACGACCTCGGCCTGCTGGTCACCGGCTCGAGCGACTACCACGGGCGCGGGAAGACGAACCTGATCGGGGAGAACACGACCGCGCCGGAGGTGCTGGCGGAGATCGAGAAGCAGGGTGCCCGCGCCGTGCTGCGGCCGGAAGCGGAAGACCGCGCATGA
- a CDS encoding MarC family protein, with protein MNELLALFATVFVTLFVIMDPPGTVPVFLGLTSSMDHKRRNRAARQAILVSFLVVVIFAVFGKYVLAYMGISLPALRAAGGLLLLFVAMELLTGKAEEPSASANTNVAMVPLGTPLLAGPGTIVATMVFVEEHADLASWAVIGAGVVAVHVCVWLSMRFANIIQRVLRDDGVTLVTRIAGVLLAAIAVQMIATAVTQFVTDPAVLTGH; from the coding sequence ATGAACGAGCTGCTCGCGCTCTTCGCGACCGTGTTCGTGACGCTGTTCGTGATCATGGACCCGCCGGGCACCGTGCCCGTGTTCCTGGGCCTGACCAGCAGCATGGACCACAAGCGCCGCAACCGGGCCGCGCGGCAGGCGATCCTTGTGTCGTTCCTGGTGGTCGTCATCTTCGCGGTGTTCGGCAAGTACGTGCTGGCCTACATGGGCATCTCGCTGCCGGCGCTGCGCGCGGCGGGCGGCCTGCTGCTGCTGTTCGTGGCGATGGAGTTGCTGACGGGCAAGGCGGAGGAGCCGTCCGCGTCGGCGAACACGAACGTCGCGATGGTTCCCCTGGGCACCCCGCTGCTCGCCGGGCCGGGCACGATCGTCGCCACCATGGTGTTCGTCGAGGAGCACGCGGACCTCGCGTCCTGGGCCGTGATCGGTGCCGGCGTCGTCGCGGTGCACGTGTGCGTGTGGTTGTCGATGCGGTTCGCGAACATCATCCAGCGCGTCCTCCGGGACGACGGCGTCACCCTGGTCACCCGCATCGCCGGCGTGCTGCTGGCCGCGATCGCGGTGCAGATGATCGCGACGGCGGTGACCCAGTTCGTCACGGACCCGGCGGTCCTGACGGGGCACTGA
- a CDS encoding DUF1905 domain-containing protein: protein MRASFSAPLWQWEARTEAWWFVSVPADVSDELADLPLPPRGFGSIRVKVTVGSTTWRTSVFPSDRESGYVLPMKKSVRTRESLTPDEPVAVTLETLDH from the coding sequence GTGCGTGCATCCTTCAGCGCTCCGCTGTGGCAGTGGGAGGCCCGGACCGAGGCCTGGTGGTTCGTCTCGGTCCCGGCCGACGTGTCCGACGAACTGGCCGACCTTCCCCTGCCGCCGCGCGGGTTCGGGTCGATCCGGGTCAAGGTCACGGTGGGGTCGACCACCTGGCGGACGTCGGTCTTCCCGTCGGACCGGGAGAGCGGCTACGTGCTGCCGATGAAGAAGTCGGTCCGCACCAGGGAGTCGCTGACGCCGGATGAGCCGGTCGCCGTCACGCTGGAGACCCTGGACCACTGA